One part of the Raphanus sativus cultivar WK10039 chromosome 7, ASM80110v3, whole genome shotgun sequence genome encodes these proteins:
- the LOC108814470 gene encoding LOW QUALITY PROTEIN: uncharacterized protein LOC108814470 (The sequence of the model RefSeq protein was modified relative to this genomic sequence to represent the inferred CDS: deleted 2 bases in 2 codons) gives MIAIALIDMHECGGEKRREVKRFKCVSSGKIIDDGDDISKPSFEDEPRSPFLFFLEDFKKSYVGNMVEASRICFIVWKNMSGEDQRPFIARAVKVDLAHNRKLKEEAQSICKTDDEADSKAVGKFDKLYECYDHEEEEDGEYGSSDHFEKEFWEDDTLLKY, from the exons ATGATCGCGATTGCTCTGATTGATATGCACGAGTGCGGAGGAGAGAAACGAAGGGAAGTG AAGAGATTCAAGTGCGTTTCGAGTGGCAAGATCATCGATGACGGTGATGATATCTCGAAACCAAGCTTTGAAGATGAACCTAGATCAccatttctcttcttctt aGAGGATTTTAAGAAAAGCTACGTTGGTAACATGGTGGAAGCTAGCAGAATATGTTTCATTGTGTGGAAGAACATGTCGGGAGAG GATCAAAGACCCTTCATAGCTCGTGCTGTAAAAGTTGATTTGGCCCACAACAGGAAGTTAAAAGAAGAAGCTCAAAGTATATGTaag ACAGATGATGAGGCGGATTCAAAAGCTGTT GGGAAGTTTGATAAG TTATATGAGTGCTATGATCatgaagaggaggaggatggTGAATATGGTTCATCTGATCATTTCGAAAAAGAGTTTTG GGAGGACGATACTCTGCTCAAGTACTGA
- the LOC108814469 gene encoding uncharacterized protein LOC108814469: protein MGGRLRLDAVVSAIVTVHPHEIPALLHSASCFFFILSAYFVVLPLRDEGAISLGLSKLPILFVGSLFLTLIAAPVSTFIFSLPNLSKSKALVIIHRFFSLSLLLCFLLWRASPTESNSKDASNLTKDPNVGITGPTNPPSGWDTHGWFYISVRVGFFLWVALLNLVAISSTWARIIDVMDSESGARLFGFVGAGATLGQLFGSVFAAATAWMGPYLLLFAALLMEFAAQSSKGITKDTSQSSEELSPLRRTDNDHQSERSQGASSPKVASPKSPISTTRPQLWAILDGMRLILASPYLLLVSLFLWLGAVISSFFYFQKVNVIATTIKSSIGRRRLFAQINSFVAVFILIGQLTLTGRILTIAGVTVAISASPLVALGNLVAIAIWPTWVAVAVSETLRKVTTYVVTRPGRELLFTVVSQDEKYKAKVCIDVIVQRLGDAAAAGLFEVLTIALGGQTSTASLYALPVCLTWIVTAFFLGRRQEQLAKLQESWERNANPSEMKKDHKAE from the exons ATGGGAGGCAGATTACGATTAGATGCGGTTGTGTCGGCGATAGTGACAGTCCACCCGCACGAGATTCCGGCGTTGCTCCACTCCGCTTCCTGCTTCTTCTTC ATATTGAGTGCATATTTCGTAGTTCTTCCACTACGCGACGAAGGAGCAATATCGCTTGGGTTATCAAAGCTCCCGATTCTGTTCGTCGGATCTCTGTTTCTCACTCTAATCGCTGCACCTGTTTCCAccttcatcttctctttgcCTAATTTGTCCAAATCCAag GCTTTGGTTATTATACATAGATTCTTTAGTCTCtcgcttcttctctgtttccttCTCTGGCGCGCCTCCCCAACCGAGTCTAACTCAAAG GATGCATCCAACCTAACAAAAGACCCCAACGTTGGTATTACTGGACCTACTAATCCTCCTTCTGGATGGGATACCCATGGCTGGTTTTACATTTCTGTTCGTGTTGGATTTTTCCTTTGG GTTGCGTTGCTTAACCTCGTCGCTATTTCTTCAACCTGGGCTAGAATCATTGACGTTATGGATAGTGAG tcAGGTGCAAGGTTGTTTGGTTTTGTTGGTGCTGGTGCTACCCTTGGACAGCTTTTCGGATCAGTGTTTGCTGCTGCTACTGCTTGGATGGGTCCAT ATCTGCTTCTGTTTGCTGCTCTTTTGATGGAATTTGCTGCCCAGTCTTCTAAAGGGATCACCAAGGATACTTCACAGTCCTCTGAGGAGTTGTCTCCTCTAAG GAGAACTGATAATGATCATCAAAGTGAGAGAAGTCAGGGAGCTTCTTCCCCAAAAGTTGCTTCCCCTAAATCGCCTATCTCCACAACCAGGCCTCAGCTTTGGGCCATCTTAGACGGAATGAGACTTATTCTAGCATCGCCTTATCTTTTGCTCGTGTCTTTGTTCCTTTGGCTCGGTGCAGTCATCTCCTCATTCTTCTATTTCCAA AAAGTGAATGTAATTGCCACAACAATCAAATCATCCATTGGTCGAAGAAGACTGTTTGCTCAGATAAATAGCTTCGTTGCAGTTTTCATACTTATTGGACAACTGACTCTAACG GGGCGGATCTTAACTATAGCGGGTGTCACAGTTGCAATATCTGCATCTCCACTTGTTGCACTTGGGAACTTGGTTGCTATTGCGATATGGCCAACTTGGGTTGCAGTTGCTGTATCTGAAACCCTCAGAAAG GTGACAACTTATGTTGTAACTAGACCTGGAAGGGAACTTTTGTTCACTGTTGTGTCGCAAGACGAGAAATACAAAGCTAAG GTATGCATAGATGTGATTGTTCAACGGCTTGGAGATGCAGCAGCGGCAGGACTGTTTGAAGTCCTTACCATTGCTCTTGGCGGTCAAACATCAACTGCTTCACTCTACGCATTGCCA GTGTGTTTGACATGGATAGTCACGGCCTTCTTCTTGGGCCGTCGCCAAGAACAACTGGCGAAACTCCAG GAGTCATGGGAAAGAAACGCAAACCCGTCAGAGATGAAGAAGGATCACAAGGCGGAGTAG
- the LOC108816291 gene encoding uncharacterized protein LOC108816291, whose translation MERYGALILVLLISVSQLVSFSTARKFPGEEFLPVTNGVFISGEVSALSKTVNGKLATKDDHFRAGYSSSPGVYVAGTYGSLVLNVLPKGSVPPAGPSKRINDVKT comes from the coding sequence ATGGAGAGATATGGAGCTTTGATTCTTGTTTTGCTCATCTCCGTTTCTCAGCTTGTTTCGTTCTCAACGGCTAGAAAATTTCCAGGAGAAGAATTTTTACCGGTGACAAATGGCGTCTTCATCTCCGGAGAGGTATCTGCTCTCTCCAAAACGGTCAACGGGAAGCTGGCGACGAAGGATGATCACTTCAGGGCGGGATATTCGTCATCTCCAGGAGTCTATGTAGCCGGAACATACGGGTCGTTGGTGTTGAACGTTCTTCCAAAAGGGTCAGTTCCGCCGGCTGGGCCCAGCAAGAGAATCAACGACGTCAAGACTTAA
- the LOC108814130 gene encoding RING-H2 finger protein ATL73: protein MGRFLLETQATSTISATDANRSNGDNKNMATLETNMVIILAALLCALICALGLNSFLRCVFRCTGRSTPNEDPTESNPNANVAKGIKKRDLKRIPVDSYSSELKTKATECLICLGDFVEGEKVRVLPKCNHGFHVKCIDTWLRSHSSCPTCRQPLILHQTLADGFLRDDDGTVAA from the coding sequence ATGGGCAGGTTTTTACTTGAGACGCAAGCAACCTCGACAATTTCAGCTACTGATGCAAACCGCTCTAACGGCGACAACAAGAATATGGCTACCTTGGAAACAAACATGGTGATCATCCTAGCGGCTCTTCTATGCGCCTTGATATGTGCCCTTGGTCTCAATTCGTTCTTGCGATGTGTCTTTCGCTGCACAGGGAGATCCACGCCCAACGAAGATCCAACTGAATCCAACCCAAACGCAAACGTAGCAAAGGGGATCAAGAAACGGGATTTGAAGCGTATTCCCGTTGATTCATACAGCTCGGAGCTTAAGACGAAAGCCACGGAGTGTTTGATCTGCCTAGGAGATTTTGTGGAGGGAGAAAAAGTTAGGGTTTTGCCCAAATGTAACCATGGCTTCCACGTGAAGTGCATCGACACTTGGTTGCGGTCGCATTCCTCTTGTCCCACTTGCAGACAACCACTCATTCTACATCAAACTCTGGCCGATGGTTTCCTTCGGGATGATGACGGGACGGTCGCAGCGTAA
- the LOC108814137 gene encoding probable chalcone--flavanone isomerase 3 has product MGTEMVMVHEVPFPPQIITSKPLSLLGQGITDIEIHFLQVKFTAIGVYLDPSDVKTHLDKWKGKTGKDLAGDDDFFDALASGEIEKVIRVVVIKEIKGAQYGVQLENAVRDRLAAEDKYEEEEETELEKVVGFFQSKYFKTHSIITYRFSAKDGICEIGFETEGKEEEKLKVENANVVGMMQKWYLSGSRGVSPSTIVSLADSLSAVLT; this is encoded by the exons A TGGGAACAGAGATGGTAATGGTTCACGAGGTTCCTTTTCCTCCACAGATCATCACTTCCAAGCCCCTCTCCCTTCTTGGACAAG GCATCACTGACATCGAGATCCATTTTCTCCAAGTGAAGTTCACGGCCATAGGAGTTTACTTAGATCCATCAGATGTTAAAACCCATCTTGACAAATGGAAAGGCAAGACCGGAAAGGATCTCGCCGGCGATGACGACTTCTTCGACGCCCTGGCCTCCG GGGAGATTGAGAAAGTTATAAGAGTGGTGGtgataaaagaaataaaaggagCTCAGTACGGAGTGCAGCTAGAGAATGCGGTGAGAGATCGTTTGGCTGCTGAGGATAAGtacgaggaggaagaagaaaccgAGCTCGAGAAAGTTGTTGGATTTTTTCAGTCTAAGTACTTCAAGACTCATTCTATCATTACTTACCGTTTCTCAGCCAAAGATGGCATTTGCGAG ATCGGATTTGAGACGGAAGGTAAAGAAGAGGAGAAATTGAAAGTAGAGAATGCTAATGTGGTGGGGATGATGCAGAAGTGGTACTTGTCTGGAAGTAGAGGAGTTTCACCGTCCACCATCGTCTCCCTCGCCGATTCTCTGTCCGCAGTTTTAACCTAA
- the LOC108817169 gene encoding uncharacterized protein LOC108817169, whose protein sequence is MAKMMTTSPSCLRPPPDPPPPLFLCLMQPCSSSVKMLVTALPLPSQPRPPPDPPRPSTFRLKLPPVKPPEPPDPPDASVSLVLLRIFVNFSSSSPQVTQILDYMFNLSRDSSKLSDGAVALVFTGCIFISSGMVFSQILFKPSFYPSAYRRPGSP, encoded by the exons ATGGCCAAGATGATGACTACTTCTCCATCTTGTCTCAGGCCCCCTCCAGATCCGCCGCCGCCGTTGTTCCTTTGCTTGATGCAGCCTTGCTCCTCCTCCGTTAAGATGTTGGTGACAGCTCTTCCACTTCCTTCACAGCCCAGGCCTCCTCCAGATCCGCCACGTCCAAGCACTTTCCGGTTGAAACTCCCTCCCGTCAAGCCACCAGAACCTCCAGATCCACCAGACGCCTCCGTCAGCCTCGTTCTTCTTAGAATCTTCGTTAATTTCTCCAGCTCTTCTCCACAAGTTACTCAAATCCTAGATTATATGTTTAATCTTTCAAGGGATTCAAGTAAGCTCAGTGATGGTGCTGTTGCTCTTGTGTTCACTG GTTGCATCTTTATCAGCTCGGGAATGGTCTTCTCACAGATCTTATTCAAGCCTTCCTTTTATCCATCCGCTTATAGACGTCCAGGTTCACCTTAG
- the LOC108815254 gene encoding phenylalanine N-monooxygenase isoform X1, whose product MLDSASLLAFVLGFLILALTMKRKESTKTVLMTSNTRNLPLPPGPKPWPLIGNLPDILGRNKPVFRWIHSLMEELNTDIACIPLANTHVIPVTSPRIAREILKKQDSIFATRPLTMGTEYSSRGYLTIAVEPQGEQWKKMRRVVASHVTCQKSFRSTLEKRTEEADNLVRYINKLCVKNHGNGFDQGIDVRHVVRQYSGNVARKMLFGVRHFGKGSEDGSGPGFEEIEHVDSLFTVVTHLYAFALSDYVPWLRFLDLEGHEKVVSGAMRNVSKYNDPFVDKRLEQWRNGKINEPQNFLDMLILAKDTNGKPALSDEEIKAQVTELMLATVDNPSNAAEWAMAEMINEPSIMQKVVEEIDRVVGKNRFVLESDLPSLNYLKACVKEAFRLHPVAPFNLPHMSTADAVVDGYFIPKGSHVLISRLGIGRNPNVWVNPLKFDPERHLANNQNVELNDPDLNLISFSAGRRGCMGSNIGSAMTYMLLARLIQGFTWSSVPGDNKIDTSESKSDLFMAKPLHAVGTPRLAPHVYST is encoded by the exons ATGCTCGACTCCGCCTCATTGCTTGCGTTTGTTCTAGGTTTTCTCATCCTTGCACTGACAATGAAGCGTAAGGAATCGACGAAAACCGTATTAATGACTTCAAACACAAGAAACCTCCCTCTCCCTCCCGGACCAAAACCATGGCCTCTAATCGGAAACCTACCGGATATACTAGGGAGGAACAAACCGGTGTTTCGGTGGATACATTCCCTCATGGAAGAACTCAACACTGATATTGCATGTATCCCTCTCGCCAATACTCACGTCATTCCCGTGACATCCCCGCGGATTGCAAGGGAGATTCTGAAGAAGCAAGACTCCATTTTCGCCACTAGACCGCTAACCATGGGCACGGAGTATAGCAGCCGCGGGTACTTAACCATTGCGGTGGAGCCACAAGGCGAGCAGTGGAAGAAGATGAGGAGAGTGGTGGCATCTCACGTGACGTGTCAAAAGAGCTTCAGATCGACGCTCGAGAAGAGAACCGAAGAGGCCGATAACCTCGTACGGTACATCAATAAACTCTGTGTCAAAAACCACGGTAATGGTTTTGATCAGGGTATTGATGTTAGGCATGTGGTGCGGCAATACAGCGGCAATGTAGCTCGGAAGATGTTGTTTGGTGTAAGACATTTTGGCAAAGGAAGTGAAGATGGTTCTGGTCCGGGGTTCGAAGAGATTGAACATGTTGATTCTTTGTTTACGGTTGTAACACATCTTTACGCCTTTGCACTGTCGGATTATGTACCGTGGCTGAGGTTCTTGGACTTGGAAGGCCATGAGAAGGTCGTGAGTGGCGCAATGAGGAATGTAAGTAAGTACAACGATCCTTTTGTCGATAAAAGACTCGAGCAATGGCGTAATGGGAAGATAAACGAGCCTCAAAATTTTCTTGACATGCTTATATTGGCAAAGGACACCAATGGGAAGCCTGCTCTATCCGATGAAGAAATCAAAGCACAAGTGACG GAACTAATGTTAGCGACGGTTGATAATCCGTCAAATGCGGCAGAGTGGGCCATGGCGGAGATGATTAACGAGCCTAGCATCATGCAGAAAGTCGTGGAGGAGATCGATAGGGTAGTTGGGAAGAACCGCTTTGTCCTTGAATCCGATCTCCCAAGTCTCAACTATTTGAAGGCTTGTGTGAAAGAGGCGTTCCGGCTACACCCAGTGGCACCGTTCAACCTCCCACACATGTCGACCGCCGATGCAGTGGTGGACGGTTACTTCATTCCCAAGGGAAGTCACGTGCTGATAAGTCGTTTAGGGATCGGGAGAAACCCTAACGTGTGGGTTAATCCGCTTAAGTTCGATCCTGAAAGACATTTGGCCAATAACCAAAACGTGGAGCTAAACGATCCAGATCTTAATTTAATATCGTTTAGCGCGGGGAGAAGAGGGTGCATGGGTTCAAACATTGGCTCAGCCATGACGTACATGCTGCTGGCTCGGTTGATTCAAGGGTTCACGTGGTCATCAGTGCCTGGtgaca ATAAAATTGACACTTCGGAAAGCAAGAGTGATCTTTTCATGGCGAAACCTTTACACGCGGTTGGAACACCTCGTCTGGCTCCACACGTTTACTCAACCTAA
- the LOC108815254 gene encoding phenylalanine N-monooxygenase isoform X2, whose protein sequence is MLDSASLLAFVLGFLILALTMKRKESTKTVLMTSNTRNLPLPPGPKPWPLIGNLPDILGRNKPVFRWIHSLMEELNTDIACIPLANTHVIPVTSPRIAREILKKQDSIFATRPLTMGTEYSSRGYLTIAVEPQGEQWKKMRRVVASHVTCQKSFRSTLEKRTEEADNLVRYINKLCVKNHGNGFDQGIDVRHVVRQYSGNVARKMLFGVRHFGKGSEDGSGPGFEEIEHVDSLFTVVTHLYAFALSDYVPWLRFLDLEGHEKVVSGAMRNVSKYNDPFDTNGKPALSDEEIKAQVTELMLATVDNPSNAAEWAMAEMINEPSIMQKVVEEIDRVVGKNRFVLESDLPSLNYLKACVKEAFRLHPVAPFNLPHMSTADAVVDGYFIPKGSHVLISRLGIGRNPNVWVNPLKFDPERHLANNQNVELNDPDLNLISFSAGRRGCMGSNIGSAMTYMLLARLIQGFTWSSVPGDNKIDTSESKSDLFMAKPLHAVGTPRLAPHVYST, encoded by the exons ATGCTCGACTCCGCCTCATTGCTTGCGTTTGTTCTAGGTTTTCTCATCCTTGCACTGACAATGAAGCGTAAGGAATCGACGAAAACCGTATTAATGACTTCAAACACAAGAAACCTCCCTCTCCCTCCCGGACCAAAACCATGGCCTCTAATCGGAAACCTACCGGATATACTAGGGAGGAACAAACCGGTGTTTCGGTGGATACATTCCCTCATGGAAGAACTCAACACTGATATTGCATGTATCCCTCTCGCCAATACTCACGTCATTCCCGTGACATCCCCGCGGATTGCAAGGGAGATTCTGAAGAAGCAAGACTCCATTTTCGCCACTAGACCGCTAACCATGGGCACGGAGTATAGCAGCCGCGGGTACTTAACCATTGCGGTGGAGCCACAAGGCGAGCAGTGGAAGAAGATGAGGAGAGTGGTGGCATCTCACGTGACGTGTCAAAAGAGCTTCAGATCGACGCTCGAGAAGAGAACCGAAGAGGCCGATAACCTCGTACGGTACATCAATAAACTCTGTGTCAAAAACCACGGTAATGGTTTTGATCAGGGTATTGATGTTAGGCATGTGGTGCGGCAATACAGCGGCAATGTAGCTCGGAAGATGTTGTTTGGTGTAAGACATTTTGGCAAAGGAAGTGAAGATGGTTCTGGTCCGGGGTTCGAAGAGATTGAACATGTTGATTCTTTGTTTACGGTTGTAACACATCTTTACGCCTTTGCACTGTCGGATTATGTACCGTGGCTGAGGTTCTTGGACTTGGAAGGCCATGAGAAGGTCGTGAGTGGCGCAATGAGGAATGTAAGTAAGTACAACGATCCTTTT GACACCAATGGGAAGCCTGCTCTATCCGATGAAGAAATCAAAGCACAAGTGACG GAACTAATGTTAGCGACGGTTGATAATCCGTCAAATGCGGCAGAGTGGGCCATGGCGGAGATGATTAACGAGCCTAGCATCATGCAGAAAGTCGTGGAGGAGATCGATAGGGTAGTTGGGAAGAACCGCTTTGTCCTTGAATCCGATCTCCCAAGTCTCAACTATTTGAAGGCTTGTGTGAAAGAGGCGTTCCGGCTACACCCAGTGGCACCGTTCAACCTCCCACACATGTCGACCGCCGATGCAGTGGTGGACGGTTACTTCATTCCCAAGGGAAGTCACGTGCTGATAAGTCGTTTAGGGATCGGGAGAAACCCTAACGTGTGGGTTAATCCGCTTAAGTTCGATCCTGAAAGACATTTGGCCAATAACCAAAACGTGGAGCTAAACGATCCAGATCTTAATTTAATATCGTTTAGCGCGGGGAGAAGAGGGTGCATGGGTTCAAACATTGGCTCAGCCATGACGTACATGCTGCTGGCTCGGTTGATTCAAGGGTTCACGTGGTCATCAGTGCCTGGtgaca ATAAAATTGACACTTCGGAAAGCAAGAGTGATCTTTTCATGGCGAAACCTTTACACGCGGTTGGAACACCTCGTCTGGCTCCACACGTTTACTCAACCTAA
- the LOC108816333 gene encoding uncharacterized protein LOC108816333 — protein MAYARIGYGGTYLVHRGILESDNNARSLSSSFPINRDGSRRINVGTISASVAEAVSEIEKQRGGRRSGGRDRREVEVTREKLDRWMKNSVTEIVKNLSEAPLLVHLYAGDEEKGTVVVMKAEEWAAVKGRWERGEAEMPDGIIFVEQLGTTEEESCGCGFEGDDGTRAWGLVVQGKGVECGPVCYLLKTTRVGSGSGLSMRCTHFCLAKVSSFRETTESQLRNCWLVGN, from the coding sequence ATGGCCTATGCAAGAATAGGTTACGGTGGTACTTATCTGGTGCACCGCGGCATATTGGAGTCCGATAACAATGCGAGATCGCTTTCATCGTCGTTTCCGATCAATCGCGATGGAAGTCGTCGTATCAACGTCGGAACGATCTCGGCGTCTGTGGCGGAGGCGGTATCGGAGATAGAGAAacagagaggaggaagaagaagcggGGGGAGAGATCGTAGAGAGGTGGAGGTGACGCGTGAGAAGCTGGACAGGTGGATGAAGAACTCTGTGACGGAGATCGTGAAGAATTTGAGTGAAGCGCCTTTGTTAGTCCATCTGTACGCCGGAGATGAGGAGAAGGGGACGGTGGTGGTGATGAAAGCGGAGGAGTGGGCGGCGGTGAAGGGGAGATGGGAGAGAGGAGAGGCGGAGATGCCGGATGGGATAATATTCGTGGAGCAGTTAGGGACAACGGAGGAAGAGAGCTGCGGTTGTGGTTTTGAAGGTGACGACGGCACGCGTGCATGGGGGTTGGTGGTGCAAGGGAAAGGAGTGGAGTGTGGGCCGGTTTGTTATTTGCTAAAGACTACACGGGTCGGGTCAGGGTCAGGTCTGAGCATGCGGTGCACACATTTCTGCTTAGCCAAGGTGTCGAGTTTTAGGGAGACGACGGAGTCTCAGCTTCGAAATTGCTGGCTCGTTGGCAATTAA
- the LOC108818314 gene encoding uncharacterized protein LOC108818314, giving the protein MGEHDGGFSSIPRSDLKIGDNELDEKQKLSQIGRVDTIIDSGNTVHASKDTEKANEMPQVCNKMLSQEVKTGGALVKRNVAESGSSSSCLNDALSSVCSSRRGDNKPGSADVNSECGSCSNNVPVEASDPMKLWEAMKQNGFLSNPHGSGVSGTSSSCVVSSSHGGIPAPRKRGRKSKYNNDAAMVVKKRKIEVARKEEVDRFARLAAPSGLLNELNPGIINHVRNKKQVLSIIRSIVKSDKDSGNYHHSVRLNNTTVAGSRKDLDDVNTGASRSGFNQGFKCGIMPEDNYSMHYHEEKGTDGEENSKFSGNASSLSSEDAASLNRDSVLTVKAATVASQWLELLHQDIKCRVSALRRSKKRVRAVVTTELPFLISKEFPADQENDPSVLFTGASRASTVDNHKNRWMALFKQLEQTLSEEEKQLESWLSKVRELQSHCDQGLQHLSLSSGQNFLQLGMPLYSRAADALISDKDLAVRAAAASIYSTCNFLASEENIACT; this is encoded by the exons ATGGGTGAACACGACGGAGGGTTTTCGTCCATTCCCAGATCCGACTTAAAG ATCGGAGACAACGAATTGGATGAGAAACAGAAGTTGAGTCAAATTGGACGTGTTGACACAATTATAGATTCAG GTAACACTGTTCATGCTTCTAAAGACACTGAAAAGGCCAATGAAATGCCTCAAGTTTGTAATAAGATGTTGAGTCAAGAGGTCAAGACAGGAGGAGCTTTGGTTAAGAGAAATGTAGCTGAGTCCGGGAGTTCCAGCAGCTGCTTGAATGATGCTTTATCCTCGGTTTGCTCCTCCAGGAGAGGCGATAATAAGCCTGGTTCAGCTGATGTTAACTCAGAGTGTGGGAGTTGTTCCAATAATGTCCCTGTTGAGGCAAGTGATCCAATGAAGCTGTGGGAAGCGATGAAACAGAACGGGTTTCTTTCTAACCCGCACGGCAGCGGGGTTTCAGGGACGTCAAGCAGCTGCGTCGTCTCGTCTTCTCATGGAGGTATACCTGCTCCGAGGAAACGTGGTCGCAAAAGCAAGTATAATAATGACGCCGCGATGGtggtgaagaagagaaagatagaGGTTGCGAGGAAGGAGGAGGTTGACAGGTTTGCTAGGCTAGCTGCTCCTAGTGGATTGCTCAATGAGCTGAACCCTGGGATTATAAACCACGTTAGAAACAAGAAGCAAGTGCTTTCCATCATCCGAAGCATTGTCAAGTCTGATAAAGATTCTGGAAACTATCACCACTCAGTGAGGCTTAATAATACTACAGTTGCGGGTTCTAGGAAGGACTTGGATGATGTGAACACTGGTGCCTCTAGATCTGGTTTTAACCAAGGATTCAAGTGTGGCATCATGCCAGAAGATAACTACTCCATGCACTACCACGAGGAGAAAGGCACAGATGGTGAAGAGAACAGCAAGTTCTCGGGAAATGCCAGTTCCTTGTCTAGCGAAGACGCAGCGAGTTTGAACCGTGATAGTGTTCTCACTGTCAAAG CGGCTACAGTCGCGTCTCAGTGGTTGGAACTGCTTCATCAAGACATCAAATGCCGTGTTTCCG cTCTTCGCCGTAGCAAGAAGAGGGTTCGAGCAGTTGTGACGACAGAACTACCTTTCTTAATAAGTAAAGAGTTCCCAGCTGATCAGGAGAATGATCCAAGTGTACTCTTCACTGGAGCTTCGAGGGCTTCAACGGTGGATAACCACAAGAACAGATGGATGGCGCTTTTTAAACAACTCGAGCAAACTCTATCTGAAGAAGAGAAACAATTG GAGAGCTGGTTAAGCAAAGTGAGAGAGCTGCAATCACATTGCGACCAAGGTCTGCAACACTTGAGCTTGAGTTCTGGTCAGAACTTCTTACAGTTAGGAATGCCATTGTACTCTAG AGCTGCGGATGCACTGATATCAGACAAGGATTTAGCCGTTAGAGCAGCCGCAGCCTCCATATATTCCACCTGCAATTTTCTTGCATCAGAGGAGAACATAGCCTGTACCTGA